From a region of the Pongo pygmaeus isolate AG05252 chromosome 5, NHGRI_mPonPyg2-v2.0_pri, whole genome shotgun sequence genome:
- the FUCA2 gene encoding plasma alpha-L-fucosidase encodes MRPQELPRLTFPLLLLLLLPPPPCPAHSATRFDPTWESLDARQLPAWFDQAKFGIFIHWGVFSVPSFGSEWFWWYWQKEKIPKYVEFMKDNYPPSFKYEDFGPLFTAKFFNANQWADIFQASGAKYIVLTSKHHEGFTLWGSEYSWNWNAIDEGPKRDIVKELEVAIRNRTDLRFGLYYSLFEWFHPLFLEDESSSFHKRQFPVSKTLPELYELVNNYQPEVLWSDGDGGAPDQYWNSTGFLAWLYNESPVRETVVTNDRWGAGSICKHGGFYTCSDRYNPGHLLPHKWENCMTIDKLSWGYRREAGISDYLTIEELVKQLVETVSCGGNLLMNIGPTLDGTISVVFEERLRQMGSWLKVNGEAIYETHTWQSQNDTVTPDVWYTSKPKEKLVYAIFLKWPTSGQLFLGQPKAILGATEVKLLGHGQPLNWISLEQNGIMVELPQLTIHQMPCKWGWALALTNVI; translated from the exons ATGCGGCCCCAGGAGCTCCCCAGGCTCACGTTCccgctgctgctgttgctgctgctgccgccgccgccgtgCCCTGCCCACAGCGCCACGCGCTTCGACCCCACCTGGGAGTCCCTGGACGCCCGCCAGCTGCCCGCGTGGTTTGACCAGGCCAAGTTCGGCATCTTCATCCACTGGGGAGTGTTTTCCGTGCCCAGCTTCGGTAGCGAGTGGTTCTG GTGGTATTGGCAAAAGGAAAAGATACCGAAGTATGTGGAATTTATGAAAGATAATTACCCTCCTAGTTTCAAATATGAAGATTTTGGACCGCTATTTACAGCAAAATTTTTTAATGCCAACCAGTGGGCAGATATTTTTCAGGCCTCTGGTGCCAAATACATTGTGTTAACTTCCAAACATCATGAAG GCTTTACCTTGTGGGGTTCAGAATATTCGTGGAACTGGAATGCCATAGATGAGGGGCCCAAGAGGGACATTGTCAAGGAACTTGAGGTAGCCATTAGGAACAGAACTGACCTGCGTTTTGGACTGTACTATTCCCTTTTTGAATGGTTTCATCCTCTCTTCCTTGAGGATGAATCCAGTTCATTCCATAAGCGGCAATTTCCAGTTTCTAAGACATTGCCAGAGCTCTATGAGTTAGTGAACAACTATCAGCCTGAGGTTCTGTGGTCGGATGGTGATGGAGGAGCGCCGGATCAATACTGGAACAGCACAGGCTTCTTGGCCTGGTTATATAATGAAAG CCCAGTTCGGGAGACAGTAGTCACCAATGATCGTTGGGGAGCTGGTAGCATCTGTAAGCATGGTGGCTTCTATACCTGCAGTGATCGTTATAACCCAGGACATCTTTTGCCACATAAATGGGAAAACTGCATGACAATAGACAAACTGTCCTGGGGCTATAGGAGGGAAGCTGGAATCTCTGACTATCTTACAATTGAAGAATTGGTGAAG cAACTTGTAGAAACAGTTTCATGTGGAGGAAATCTTTTGATGAATATTGGGCCCACACTAGATGGCACCATTTCTGTAGTTTTTGAGGAGCGACTGAGGCAAATGGGGTCCTGGCTAAAAGTCAATGGAGAAGCTATTTATGAAACCCATACCTGGCAATCCCAGAATGACACTGTCACCCCAGATGTGTG gTACACATCCAAGCCTAAAGAAAAATTAGTCTATGCCATTTTTCTTAAATGGCCCACATCAGGACAGCTGTTCCTTGGCCAGCCCAAAGCTATTCTGGGGGCAACAGAG gtGAAACTACTGGGCCATGGACAGCCACTTAACTGGATTTCTTTGGAGCAAAATGGTATTATGGTAGAACTGCCACAGCTAACCATTCATCAGATGCCGTGTAAATGGGGCTGGGCTCTAGCCCTAACTAATGTGATCTAA